In Wolbachia endosymbiont (group A) of Pogonocherus hispidulus, the genomic stretch CCCAAGACCAACACCATAAGCAACAACATTACTAGGGCCATTATTTAAAGCTTGCCACACTCCTTTAGCTAAACTATTAACTGTGTCTTTCCTAGCTGCAAGATGCTGCACATCAGCTGCCATAGGTTGAAAAAGAAGTGTACGCCAAAAAATACTCCAGTTCTCTCCATGGGTTGTATCGTACTTTTTCTCGTACTCCACGATATTGCTGACACCACTATAAATTCCATAACCTACCATGAGCCCAAACCCAACTGCAATACCAACTACCGGCATACTTGCTGCTGTAAGAGCAACACCAGAAACAAATGATACACTAGAAAAGGATATAGATGCTATATTATCTCTTATCTCCTTTTCTCCACATGGATTATCACTATCCTCTCTTTTTTTACAATCAACAAGATTACTTGCTGACATACCTATCTCAACAATATCAAAAACACCAGCTATAACTCCTACTGTACCTCTTGCTATAGTTCCTCCAAACTTTGCGCCTGCAATTCGAACAGCAAATTTTGTCTGTTTACCTAAAGTACCTGGTATAATTTTTCCCACAACCTTTTCAGCTGATGCTATAACTTTTGGAGTAATTTTAACCATTACATTCTCAATTGGTTGAGATGCAAAAGACCATGCTATCCCACCTAAATTTAATCCACAATCTATTGCTGTTCCATCTTTACAAGATACAATAGCTCCATGAATTCCTCTTATTAATTGTATTCCACCTGCAGCGTTCATTAACCTGCTTTTCAACTTTGAGCTTTTTGTTGTACTACCAGTTTGCTGTGAAATGTCACCGTGCAAATTCTTAATACGTTCATTTTCAATATAACGTCCGTACCCTTGATCTTCAACTACCTTATCAAATAAGTACTTATGATTACCTTCGATATTTTTATCTCCAACGAACTCTATTAGCTGAGCATTTTTCCCTTCATTTTGACTACTTTTAACATAAGTTAGGAACTTTTCACTATCAACTATAATCTTATCTATATTATTTTCATCTATCCTTCCCTTAATAAACTTTTTTACATCATCCAATGAAAATAAACAAGGATTAATACTTCTTCTTTTTCTACTACCTTGTTTTACACAATTATTCAGGTCAAATTTCTTTCTAGGTGCTTGTGTTTCAGCAAGTACAGTCTCTAGATTAGCTATACGTTGTGGATCTATACTTAATCTGTCTGAAACATTTTCTCTCGTGCGTATAAAATAAGCTTCATCTCTTCCTTGAACTTGCAAACGGTTACGTATTTCATCAGGAATATTACTTCTACTTCCTTGCAACACAGCATTAATACCTCTAGCGTTTTCTAACGCCCATAAGCCACAATTATAACCATCTCTTTGTTGAGTAACAGGAACATCATGAACGTTAATTTGAGCCTGTTGTAAAACTTGACGAATATTATCTGGAACACTATTACCCAACGAGTCTACATAGTATCCATTATACTGCCCATTTTGATAGGCAACGACCAACGTAACCCAGTGATTATTATCTAAATTAACAATTAAAGTTAATGGCCTTCTTTCACCTCTTGTTGTTACGCTATCTTGAAACTGTTGTAATTGATTAACTATGTGTTCTGGTGATCCCACTATTTCAAATAATGTATCAGCTCCATAACCGTATTCTATTCTTGCAATATCAGCTATATCATGTTGTTGCAGCCAATAATGATAATCTTTTTCTGCTGTTGCAGATTCTAATGTACGTAAATTCTCTTCTTGTATACCAATATTTTTAAGTCTCTGAGTTATCTCTTGTATTCCTTCTAAATGTTTTCTCTTAGCTATATCAATAGAACTATGAACTACTATAGCAGGAACAAACTCATCACTTGTTAATATTAAAGAATTTTTATCTTTAGCTCCCACATTAATAACCACACCCATGAAAAACATTTTATCACTATCTGTTATTGTTTTCAGTGCTGCCCCTTTAGCATATCTAATATTTTGTTCCTTTGTTAATTCATCAACTTCTTCTTTCATTTGTTTTTCATTTAAGTTTTTATCTATAAGCTTAAATTCCAGCGCTATAGGAGTATATTCTTTAGTACCCTGAGGCGAAGGACCAATACCTTGAATTACCATATCAACACGACCACCTGCTCCTGTTTGAAATTCAGGTATAATTACAATTTTTGCAGAATCCTCTTGTTTTGCAGAAGTCTCTTTTAGCTTCAAATCACTGTAACTACTAAGCAAGCCATTAAGCACAGCTTGCAATTTGGCTTCATCAGTTATCAAACCTTTTATAGGATAAATTGTATCTGCTATATCAGTAAGTAGCTTTTTATAATCTGGTAATAAATCTTTACTATCAGAGGAAGTAGCATGCTGAGAAGTGATTGCTTGATCAAATTTTGCCTTTAATTCATCAGAATTAGGTATCTTGAGAAAATTGCCTGTAAATTGCTGGTCGTTACCACTTGGATTATATTTACTTATTTGCTTTATCTCAAAAAGGTCTTTGAAAGATGAGTTTTCTTTATACTTTTTCAAACCCATCGTAATTTCTATAACGTTTTCTATTTTTCCAACTTCAGGTATATCTATGACTGGAACTTTTTTTTGGTTAAGATTTTGTATCTCTGTTTCTTGTTCAATTATATGAAAAACAAATGCTGTTTTATCTTGTTTCCTATCACCTTTGATAAACACTAAGGTGGTTACAGGCCTTTCTTTTGATTGTGCTCCGCCTCTTGTCTTAGATTCCAAAGGATATTCACCATAAGAAAAGACATACTTTTCTACATCAGTTCCATCAAATTTATCAACTAAGATTGATTGACCTACAGTATATCTGCTAAAATAATAAATGTCCCTTGTCTCCTTATTTGCCGTAAAAGTATAGTATTCACTCGATAACAAATCCGTTGCCCGTTGTTTAAAAATTTCCTCAGAAATTTGTTGATTGTTCCATTTGCTAGCTAATTCTATAAAATCTTCCATCAAAGATGATGGTTGTTTAATAGGTTTTACTTCAGTTTTAAACGGTTCCGCATTATCTAAATTTAACCCAACAGCAATAGCATTACCGGCATTGGTTAAAATCCTCATCTTATTTGGTCTAAAACCTTTAATATAGTCTTCAGCTTGCCTCAGTGCATCACTTGTAGTAACTTGCCCTTCAGTTCCAGCCTTGAGTTCAATAAGAATTGGTACTGAATCAACAGCACGGTCAGGTCCACGAACAAGCAAAACAATATCAGCATAACCTCTACCAGCAAACTGCTCCAGATAGAGTTTGGTATTATCACGATATCGAAAGTTATCAAATATTCCTGCTACAAAGCCATGTTGATCAGCTTCGCGAGCTCTATTGCCATAAACACTATCTTGTAAGTCTAAATTGGTATGAACTTTCTTAATATAATTTAGAATGTCTTCGAGATTTTTCCGAACTTGATCTACTTCTGCACCTGGGTTAGCTAGCTTTTCAATATAACTTTCTAAATAAACAGACTTACCTAACTTTTTTGCCACTTTCTGAAACTTCACTGTAGGCTCGATGGGTTGATCTATAATCTTCTTCTTACTTTCCACCTTAATATTTATTTTTTCATCTTCTCCATCACCCTTTAAGGTATATCCCTTTACTGACGTAAGTCTTGATAATTCTTTTCTAACATCATCACTAAGATCTTTACCTGACTTACCTAGAAACTGCTTAATTTCATCAAAAAATTTATTTTTAAATGCATCATTACCTTTTAATTCACCAGAATCAATTTGCATTGTTTGAGTATTTCCATATATATCTTTAGCTTTACACTCCAATATGTTATTCTTCAGATATAAATGTAACTTCTTCGACTTAACATCTTTGTCTGACTTTGGTCTGCTTTTTACTAACTCATATTTATCTTTTAGAATTTTTATCACATCAATTTGAAGTTTACGTTCGTCTAATGAAGTATAGTCTTTACCCATTACATCCTTCCACTCACCTGTGGTGAATTCAAAATTTTTAGTGCGTGTTTGTGGAGAATGAGAATGTTGAGCTTCTATATCTTCAGTGAAAATAAAAACATGTGTTTTGGATTCCGTTTCTGCTACAACCTTTAAAGTTCTCGCCCCCTCAAAACGAAAGTGCAATTTTTTTATGCCTAGCTTATCATTAAGTTTAGTATCTAATACACTGGAAAAAGAACCTAAAAATCTATGAGGAAAAAAGCCAGGCTTTTCACTAGAATGTAAATAAGATTGTATTTGATCAACCAACGACTGATATCTTGCTTCAAAAGATTGATCTACTGCATTAGAAGTTGAAGAATCTACTTTCCCAAAAAGTAACTCAATTAACTCGAAATCTTGTGGTTTTTCTTGGTGTTGATTGTTATCAACCATAACCGCCTCCTGATTTTAACCTTTTACAATTTTTACTCTCACTAAAATTCTTTGTATGCTTTCGTTTAAGTGCAAGTAACTAAATAACTTTATCCTAACACTACACTTTGCTTCTAATATCAGTAACTTCCTGCTGTACAGCTTCTACATTCAACAATGACCTTGGTAACTGACTATCACCTCTACCATCTAATTGCCTATCTCTAATTCTAGTGAATATCTCATGTATTGATTTATCTTCTTCCATAATAGATTGCATTTGCTCTTGATTGAGAGAGTTAACAATTTCTGACAATACCTCGATAGCCATATTCTTTTTGATCAGACAAGCAATTCTATTTCTAGATGCGTATCCTATACTCAACTCATCTAAAAAGTGTTGCTTATGAGTTTCAAAGCCAGGACGATTCCACATGGAGGTAAGCATGTCACTACCAGACTTAATAAAACTATCATCTGGTACAGAAAGAACCGAATCTAACGCTCCAAACATTGATGTACTATAAGCTTCAGGAGATAAATTTTCCGACTTCAAATGTTCAAACAGCTTTCTGGCATTTTCGAAAGAATGATTTCTTCTCAATATACTTAAAGTGTAATAACACCCATGTTGTTTAAAGTCCCTTTTCAATAATTCATGATATCTGTTAGGATCAAGATGACGTAGGCAAAAATCAACCATTCCAACATCATCAGTAGAAAAACGCCCTTTATTATATGCTACTTCCATCAACAAATCTTCTTTTCTTTTTGGAGATACAGAATCAATTGACTGTAACTTATTCCAAAAGAACTCCAATGCTTCCACGTGCTTTTCTATCATCGCGCATTTAAAAGCGTAAACGTATGGATGCTCGTTATTTAGCTTTAACTGATGTTCTTGGTTATTCATAGCATGTGACCAGTAGATCATTAAAGCTCCATCATCAAGCTTTCTCACTAAATTCTTCCCTGATTCATCACTTTGTTCTGATTTAAATTCTTCGAAAATAGCTTTTATCTCTTCTTCAAAGCAACACCAACAAGCAATCCTATAGCGATCAAAGCGACTGAGGAGAATTTTTTGCCCATCTTCAGCTTTTAATGTTAACAACTTTTTTCCAACAGTATATCTATTGAGTTTAACTTGACCTGAAGCACCTTCTACTTCCCAACAAGTTTCATTTTCTAAAATTTTCTTAAGAAAAGGTGTTATTATTGTCCCGTCCCATTTACGCAATAACGTCTGATATGCAATACAATATCTCTTAATCTCTAACTCTTTGAACCCTTTATGAGGATCATCTTCTTTGATAGATGTTAGTAATACCCTTTGTACATTCTCGTAATCCATACTTACCCTCCCTAACAAGATTTAATATATTTTAGGCATGTTGCTCTACCTTTAAAACTTTGTCAATTACTATTTTAGAAAAATTTTCTAACCTAAAGTGATTTTCAGTAAAAGGCTCTTAATAGGCTTAATATACAGTCTTTTGTTCACTTTTTAATTCTGTTTTTTATAAGTTTATCTTAATACTTATTGTTAAATAAATTACTATTAATTTAATACTATATATCGCTAATGAATTAAATAATATAACCATCTCCATCACTAAAAACCAGCTAGTGAGAGAAGAGTTTGTTTTGGGATGGATTGGTCTACCACGTAATACATACGAACTTTTTTGTATGGTAATTTTGCTATACGCTAAAATCAGCTATATTAGCCTACTTTGTCCACATTTATATATGAACTCATTTGCTTAACTTTATCGCAAAAATTTAAAGTCTTTATTTTTACAAACACGTTTTCACGCAACTCGTTCTCACAAGAATATGTACTTTTTTTGTGTTTTTTAAAAAAGTAAATGATTAAATTTTTTGCTACGCTAATTTATAGTACGTTTCTATATTAATCAAGCTAAAGTGAGCTAAAGTAACTATTAGTAACTTTATATAAGGTACAAAAAACACATAAATATAGACTTTTTTAATTAAAGCATATAATAATTAGATTATATTGTTTTTTAATATGAGGAGATTATATGTTACAATCGAAGTGGAAAGAAGCATTAAGTGCAGTAGATGCTGATAATGATTTAAATGAGAGTAATGTAATTGACAAAATAAAAGAGAAGTTAAAAGCAGCAGATCAAAGCGAATATGAAAGGTGGAAAAAGTTTGATTTTGACCTAGCGTATCTATTACACAAGGCTGTTAGAGGTAACTTTATAGAGATAGTGAGTGCTCTAATAGAAAAGGGAGCTAATGTTAATGCTATAGATACAGTGGAAAATACTCCTTTACTTGTAGCCGTTGAACGGGGCTATATAGAGATAGTGAGTACTCTAATAGAAAAAGGGGCTGACGTTAATGTTGAAGGAGGATTTCATTCATCCACTCCATTATATTGTGCTATTGAAAGAAATAATGCAGAAATAGTAAAATCTCTAGTGGAGAAAGGGGCTGATGTTAATGCTGCAGATTTATCTTCTCAATATGCTCCATTACATTGTACTGCTAGATATGGTAATGCAGAAATAGTAAAATCTCTAGTGGAGAAAGGGGCTGATGTTAATGCTGTAGATTTATTTTCTCAATGTACTCCATTACATTATGCTGCTAGACATGGTAGTGCAGAAATAGTAAAATTTCTAGTGGAGAAAGGGGCTGATGTTACTCGTGCTGTATCTGAAAGAACTCTTTGTACATATCGTCTAAGTCTGGACGTAGGAGAAGTTCTAGTTAGGCATATTTTAATAAAAAATCCTAGAATGAAAAAGCCAAACTCTGTAATAGAAAAACTGTCAGAATATTGGGACAGGTGTCTAGATGAAGTCAAGAGACTTGAAGAAGAGGAAAATAAACCACTATATGATTTTCTGAAAGCAAGCAATACTAATACATTAATTAGTATGTGGAAAAAAGATGAAAGTGTACGCGGTAAGTTTGATAACCAAGAAAGCTTACAAGAGCAATACCCAGAATATGCTCATACCTTGATTGACCAAGCCAACAAAGTGAAAAAAGAAATTTTCCTGCACAGCCACAAACCATTGATTGATGCTTTATCAACATATTACGAGTATGATCTTAAAAAAATGACATTTGAC encodes the following:
- a CDS encoding ankyrin repeat domain-containing protein, with protein sequence MLQSKWKEALSAVDADNDLNESNVIDKIKEKLKAADQSEYERWKKFDFDLAYLLHKAVRGNFIEIVSALIEKGANVNAIDTVENTPLLVAVERGYIEIVSTLIEKGADVNVEGGFHSSTPLYCAIERNNAEIVKSLVEKGADVNAADLSSQYAPLHCTARYGNAEIVKSLVEKGADVNAVDLFSQCTPLHYAARHGSAEIVKFLVEKGADVTRAVSERTLCTYRLSLDVGEVLVRHILIKNPRMKKPNSVIEKLSEYWDRCLDEVKRLEEEENKPLYDFLKASNTNTLISMWKKDESVRGKFDNQESLQEQYPEYAHTLIDQANKVKKEIFLHSHKPLIDALSTYYEYDLKKMTFDDMKKFFEMHRDKIVVEFGGIEKSLIEFVDFKDIKEIYVPKLELQALAARIIHVNSNLKHPDSEQHQGLYRSRF